The following proteins are co-located in the Primulina tabacum isolate GXHZ01 chromosome 11, ASM2559414v2, whole genome shotgun sequence genome:
- the LOC142519732 gene encoding uncharacterized protein LOC142519732: protein MFVTPPSSTPRRKRKVTKQEVIDVEKKGNTPGKVAMDKFQGRSDFCGHEEADDEERKLVTNFLARKELEYVDLPVVVWEDAVMSLSGPILCHFLFGDPVESEIINVYMRIMQKQSLQHGFEIYCMDTMVQVRSSPSFAFFLFSFYYIKINEYMCSSMYRKKSLRSWNNLGTMVHRDDYGAFLSLMTSFTMARLQRHWFLLVYKRDEGIFKVWNSMHDPFSVGKAKVYTKFLACSIRHLWGFDLVSEPMLREPCRQQGATLDCGVYACMWLECLARDTDEIWSYAQDVKMDTYRAHLAATILSDENGLLKNKFE from the exons ATGTTTGTGACTCCACCTAGCTCAACACCAAGACGTAAGAGGAAGGTGACAAAACAG GAAGTTATAGACGTTGAGAAGAAAGGCAATACTCCTGGCAAGGTTGCCATGGATAAGTTTCAAGGCAGATCAGATTTCTGTGGACATGAAGAAGCTGATGATGAAGAGAGAAAATTGGTGACAAACTTTCTTGCTAGAAAAGAGTTGGAGTACGTTGATCTTCC TGTTGTCGTTTGGGAAGATGCGGTTATGAGTTTAAGTGGACCGATATTATGTCATTTTCTTTTTGGTGATCCTGTTGAGTCTGAGATAATTAATGTTTACATGAGAATTATGCAAAAGCAAAGTTTGCAGCATGGATTTGAGATTTATTGCATGGACACAATGGTGCAGGTTCGTAGCAGTCCGAGTTTTGcgttttttttgttttcgttTTACTATATTAAGATAAATGAGTATATGTGTTCTTCAATGTATAGAAAGAAGTCCTTACGAAGTTGGAACAACTTGGGAACGATGGTACATCGGGATGATTATGGAGCTTTTCTTTCACTGATGACATCTTTCACGATGGCTAGACTGCA GCGGCATTGGTTTTTGTTGGTTTACAAAAGAGATGAAGGGATATTTAAAGTGTGGAACTCCATGCATGATCCATTCTCAGTTGGGAAAGCCAAAGTTTAT ACAAAGTTTTTGGCTTGTTCCATACGTCACTTATGGGGATTCGACCTTGTAAGTGAGCCAATGTTAAGAGAACCTTGTCGTCAACAAGGTGCAACCCTCGATTGTGGTGTctatgcatgcatgtggttggAGTGTCTAGCCCGTGACACAGATGAGATCTGGAGCTATGCACAGGATGTGAAGATGGACACTTATCGAGCACATTTGGCAGCCACAATATTATCTGATGAAAATGGATTGTTGAAAAACAAGTTTGAGTAA
- the LOC142517715 gene encoding uncharacterized protein LOC142517715 isoform X1 — protein sequence MRTALPKPRCATFFDAFLKPHRLPFAQIPSSNLHSAQSPKWISSLAPLPPPEWVQPFNDLSDLITAEPKADLQPSPWVSRIFNILENGEFLELDLTSVCQKYLISFPPKFVAYILKKSDQVSNRSEIAFRFFIWAGKQKGYAHNLDCYVSLIDILSFSGDFERIKLIFNELKNKGFLINSSAANCLIKSFSNGGMVEELLWVWRKMKDDGIEPSLYTYNYLMNGLVSSVFIESAEMVFEVMANGTVKPDVVTYNTMIKGYCKAGNVKKATEKFQDMEARNLEPDKITYLTLMQACYSEGEYDCCLRLYHEMLEKRLDIPSHAYSLVIGGLCKDGKSMEGYTIFENMIRNGCEPSVLIYTALIDAYAKDKNLEMAMHLFQRMRNEGFEPDQVTYGVIVNRLCKSGRLEEALQWLEYCKKKGVVVSAVFYTSLIDGLGKAGRTDEAENLFDEMVEVCPRDSYCYNVLIDALTKARKVDEAMKLFKRMEDEGCDQTVYTFTILITGLFKEHRNEEALKLWDVMIDKGITPTAASFRALSTGLCLSGKVARACKILDELAPMGIVLETAFEDMIKVLCMVGRIEEACKLADGIVDREREIPGKVRTIMINALRKAGKADLAMKLMHSKIGIGYDRKGSVKRRVKFRNLVEI from the coding sequence ATGCGGACAGCCCTACCGAAACCCCGATGCGCCACCTTCTTCGACGCATTCCTCAAACCCCATCGCCTTCCTTTCGCCCAAATTCCATCCTCAAATTTACATTCAGCTCAATCCCCCAAATGGATATCTTCCTTGGCACCGCTTCCTCCACCAGAATGGGTTCAACCCTTTAATGATCTCTCAGACCTCATCACAGCTGAGCCGAAAGCAGACCTTCAACCCTCCCCATGGGTATCTCGGATCTTCAACATATTGGAGAACGGCGAATTTCTTGAACTAGACTTGACTAGCGTTTGCCAGAAGTACTTAATCAGTTTCCCTCCTAAGTTTGTTGCTTATATTCTGAAGAAATCGGACCAGGTCTCCAACCGGTCTGAAATAGCGTTTAGATTCTTTATCTGGGCTGGTAAGCAAAAAGGGTATGCCCATAATCTTGACTGCTACGTCTCTTTGATTGATATTTTGAGTTTTAGTGGTGATTTTGAGAGAATTAAGTTAATTTTTAATGAACTGAAGAATAAGGGTTTTTTGATTAATTCTTCGGCAGCTAATTGTCTGATCAAGAGCTTTAGTAATGGAGGAATGGTTGAGGAACTGTTGTGGGTGTGGAGAAAAATGAAGGATGACGGGATTGAGCCTAGTTTGTATACTTATAATTATCTGATGAATGGTCTCGTGAGTTCAGTGTTTATTGAGTCGGCAGAAATGGTGTTTGAGGTTATGGCTAATGGGACTGTTAAGCCAGACGTTGTCACCTATAATACAATGATCAAGGGTTATTGTAAGGCAGGGAATGTCAAGAAGGCAACTGAAAAGTTTCAGGATATGGAGGCCAGGAATTTGGAGCCTGATAAGATTACTTATCTGACATTGATGCAGGCATGTTATTCAGAGGGGGAATATGATTGTTGTTTGAGGCTTTATCATGAAATGCTGGAGAAAAGATTGGATATTCCGTCACATGCATATAGTTTAGTGATTGGTGGCCTCTGCAAGGATGGTAAGTCTATGGAAGGGTACACTATTTTTGAGAATATGATTAGAAATGGGTGTGAGCCTAGTGTGTTAATTTATACTGCTCTGATTGATGCATATGCTAAAGATAAGAACTTAGAGATGGCAATGCATCTCTTTCAGAGAATGAGAAATGAAGGCTTTGAACCAGATCAGGTCACATATGGTGTAATTGTGAATCGTCTGTGCAAGAGCGGCAGATTGGAAGAAGCCCTACAGTGGCTCGAATATTGTAAAAAGAAAGGAGTTGTCGTCAGTGCTGTATTTTATACAAGTCTCATTGATGGCCTTGGAAAGGCTGGGAGGACGGATGAGGCTGAAAACCTCTTTGACGAGATGGTTGAGGTGTGCCCACGGGATTCATATTGTTATAATGTACTTATTGATGCATTGACGAAAGCTCGGAAGGTTGATGAAGCAATGAAGCTTTTCAAGAGAATGGAAGATGAAGGCTGTGATCAGACTGTTTACACATTCACGATATTGATAACTGGTTTATTTAAAGAACACCGTAATGAAGAAGCATTAAAGTTGTGGGATGTGATGATTGATAAAGGTATTACTCCGACAGCTGCTTCTTTTAGGGCCCTTTCAACTGGGCTTTGTCTCTCAGGAAAGGTTGCAAGAGCTTGTAAAATATTAGATGAGCTAGCGCCTATGGGTATTGTCTTAGAGACTGCTTTTGAAGATATGATCAAAGTTTTGTGCATGGTTGGTCGCATAGAAGAAGCTTGCAAGTTGGCTGATGGGATTGTTGATCGTGAACGAGAAATTCCAGGGAAGGTTCGTACTATCATGATCAATGCCTTGAGGAAGGCAGGAAAGGCTGATTTGGCTATGAAGTTGATGCATAGTAAGATCGGTATAGGGTATGACAGGAAAGGTAGTGTTAAAAGGCGAGTAAAGTTTCGAAATCTGGTTGAGATTTGA
- the LOC142519733 gene encoding uncharacterized protein LOC142519733, which yields MLTIRSSLTGFVDAEIDSCNGGTTSTLTWLAHGPRGQAIKYSSYVINGNLYQTKARDDERVYQNSGVSLVASTMLVCSAKDKNPLMTDVTFYGVIEEIWELDYHQFQVPLFKCAWVANDKGVINNDECGFTLVNMNKIGHKNDSFVLASQVNQVFYIDDPYKKEKAQWVVKKKDTNATVEMIQGVHDDKLNEVTNAEYPILTDGEEHPVDVQRNKRGPTLMGKLIATARWGKKAKIDYDDMGRPAYNANGRALQSYIGSIARAMVPIIIKSWPEVPETIKQKLWEDISNVFELAPESQYAVMNSASQKWRDFKNKLTNRFVWPNKDNPEKLIFPPSQYQIPLADWKAFVDARLDPSWEVTHEKQKQRTMHCKYHHRMSRKGYIGLETELRNKKLVAEDEEIDRSVLWRKAREDKSGNITCSETSEVAEKIDELLEKKGKGEFKSSGMNDVLTAALGSQEHYGRVRGVGGFVKPQVYFKTPRKNRETISKAVIENVKAQSEETKSLKVELEMLRSQLAAVIPLINDRSSETVASNKFPGVKDSKLSDDVQEVYDCGTSNTKGKKCHLAVKERENVVAYGTIISEGGPNVMIHHVPLGEENFKVSIDVVLDEKAQLPIPINWLA from the exons ATGCTCACAATAAGAAGTTCATTGACTGGTTTC GTGGATGCTGAAATAGATAGCTGCAATGGTGGAACAACATCAACATTGACATGGCTGGCTCATGGTCCACGTGGGCAAGCCATTAAGTATAGTAGTTACGTGATAAATGGCAATTTATACCAAACAAAGGCACGGGATGATGAGAGAGTTTACCAAAACAGTGGGGTTTCTCTAGTTGCTAGCACCATGCTTGTCTGTAGTGCCAAAGATAAGAATCCCTTGATGACTGATGTGACTTTCTATGGAGTGATTGAAGAAATATGGGAGTTGGactatcatcaatttcaagttCCTCTTTTCAAGTGTGCGTGGGTTGCAAATGACAAAGGAGTAATCAACAATGATGAATGTGGATTCACCTTGGTCAATATGAACAAAATAGGGCACAAGAATGACTCATTTGTCCTTGCAAGTCAAGTCAATCAAGTCTTTTATATTGATGACCCATACAAAAAGG AAAAGGCTCAATGGGTCGTAAAAAAAAAGGACACAAATGCTACAGTTGAGATGATACAAGGAGTACATGATGATAAGCTAAATGAAGTTACTAATGCAGAGTACCCTATACTTACTGATGGAGAAGAACATCCTGTAGATGTGCAGAGGAACAAGCGAGGCCCTACGTTGATGGGTAAACTAATTGCTACTGCCAGATGGGGGAAAAAAGCAAAGATTGATTATGATGACATGGGGCGGCCAGCATACAATGCAAATGGAAGGGCTTTACAATCATACATTGGTTCTATTGCTAGAGCCATGGTGCCAATCATTATAAAGTCATGGCCTGAAGTTCCAGAAACCATAAAACAAAAACTGTGGGAAGATATTTCG AATGTCTTTGAACTAGCGCCAGAAAGTCAGTATGCTGTGATGAATTCAGCATCTCAGAAGTGGCgagatttcaaaaacaaattGACTAATAGATTTGTTTGGCCGAACAAAGATAATCCTGAAAAGTTGATTTTTCCACCAAGTCAGTATCAAATCCCACTAGCGGATTGGAAAGCATTTGTGGATGCGAGACTGGATCCATCATGGGAG GTTACTcatgaaaaacaaaaacaacggaCCATGCATTGTAAATATCACCACAGAATGTCTCGCAAGGGTTATATCGGCTTGGAGACTGAACTG CGGAACAAAAAATTGGTCGCTGAAGATGAGGAAATCGATAGATCTGTGCTTTGGCGTAAAGCTCGAGAAGACAAATCTGGCAACATAACATGTTCGGAGACCTCAGAAGTAGCTGAAAAAATT GATGAATTGTTGGAAAAGAAAGGCAAAGGAGAGTTCAAATCTTCTGGAATGAATGACGTGTTAACCGCTGCCTTAGGAAGCCAAGAACACTATGGAAGGGTTCGAGGTGTGGGAGGTTTCGTAAAACCACAAGTATACTTTAAAACTCCAAGAAAGAATAGAGAAACAATCTCAAAAGCTGTGATTGAAAATGTAAAAGCACAATCGGAGGAGACTAAAAGTTTGAAAGTTGAATTGGAGATGCTGAGGTCTCAACTTGCTGCTGTGATTCCATTAATCAATGATCGATCTTCTGAGACTGTAGCATCAAACAAGTTCCCAGGAGTGAAAGACTCAAAATTGTCAGATGATGTGCAAGAAGTTTATGATTGCGGCACTTCAAATACGAAG GGGAAAAAATGTCACCTGGCTGTAAAAGAACGCGAAAACGTGGTGGCTTATGGCACAATAATATCAGAAGGAGGTCCAAATGTTATGATTCACCATGTTCCACTTGGGGAAGAGAACTTCAAGGTATCTATTGATGTTGTCTTAGATGAAAAAGCACAGCTTCCGATCCCAATTAA TTGGTTGGCCTAA
- the LOC142519735 gene encoding uncharacterized protein LOC142519735: MDHIRMQIMNMMHQRRESTAIMVKELSPKKEKAIGIVYVESRKLRLHRSCNWRFEVVDGEKSFAIDLIAMTCSCRYWQINNLPCKHACAAIESKSMSFYDFCDKYFKIEMYRQMYRGIINPIPTFDINESYLDDGNVINAPDVRSQPGRRKTKRIPSQIESRVSKCSRCHKGGHNRRSYKEAIN; the protein is encoded by the coding sequence ATGGACCATATACGAATGCAGATCATGAACATGATGCACCAACGACGTGAATCAACAGCTATTATGGTTAAAGAATTAAGTCCAAAAAAGGAGAAAGCTATTGGTATTGTATATGTGGAATCCCGGAAGTTGAGATTGCACCGGTCTTGTAATTGGAGGTTTGAAGTAGTCGATGGTGAAAAATCATTTGCTATTGACTTGATAGCCATGACATGTTCATGTAGATATTGGCAAATCAACAATCTTCCTTGCAAGCATGCTTGTGCCGCTATTGAGTCGAAGTCGatgtcattttatgatttttgcgACAAGTATTTCAAAATTGAAATGTACCGCCAAATGTACAGAGGAATTATTAATCCCATCCCAACGTTTGACATTAATGAGTCTTATCTTGATGATGGAAATGTAATCAATGCTCCTGATGTGAGGAGTCAGCCTGGTCGTAGGAAAACCAAGAGGATACCATCGCAAATCGAATCACGTGTGTCGAAGTGTAGTCGTTGTCATAAGGGAGGACATAACAGACGTAGCTACAAAGAAGCTATAAACTAG
- the LOC142517715 gene encoding uncharacterized protein LOC142517715 isoform X2: MRTALPKPRCATFFDAFLKPHRLPFAQIPSSNLHSAQSPKWISSLAPLPPPEWVQPFNDLSDLITAEPKADLQPSPWVSRIFNILENGEFLELDLTSVCQKYLISFPPKFVAYILKKSDQVSNRSEIAFRFFIWAANCLIKSFSNGGMVEELLWVWRKMKDDGIEPSLYTYNYLMNGLVSSVFIESAEMVFEVMANGTVKPDVVTYNTMIKGYCKAGNVKKATEKFQDMEARNLEPDKITYLTLMQACYSEGEYDCCLRLYHEMLEKRLDIPSHAYSLVIGGLCKDGKSMEGYTIFENMIRNGCEPSVLIYTALIDAYAKDKNLEMAMHLFQRMRNEGFEPDQVTYGVIVNRLCKSGRLEEALQWLEYCKKKGVVVSAVFYTSLIDGLGKAGRTDEAENLFDEMVEVCPRDSYCYNVLIDALTKARKVDEAMKLFKRMEDEGCDQTVYTFTILITGLFKEHRNEEALKLWDVMIDKGITPTAASFRALSTGLCLSGKVARACKILDELAPMGIVLETAFEDMIKVLCMVGRIEEACKLADGIVDREREIPGKVRTIMINALRKAGKADLAMKLMHSKIGIGYDRKGSVKRRVKFRNLVEI; the protein is encoded by the exons ATGCGGACAGCCCTACCGAAACCCCGATGCGCCACCTTCTTCGACGCATTCCTCAAACCCCATCGCCTTCCTTTCGCCCAAATTCCATCCTCAAATTTACATTCAGCTCAATCCCCCAAATGGATATCTTCCTTGGCACCGCTTCCTCCACCAGAATGGGTTCAACCCTTTAATGATCTCTCAGACCTCATCACAGCTGAGCCGAAAGCAGACCTTCAACCCTCCCCATGGGTATCTCGGATCTTCAACATATTGGAGAACGGCGAATTTCTTGAACTAGACTTGACTAGCGTTTGCCAGAAGTACTTAATCAGTTTCCCTCCTAAGTTTGTTGCTTATATTCTGAAGAAATCGGACCAGGTCTCCAACCGGTCTGAAATAGCGTTTAGATTCTTTATCTGGGCTG CTAATTGTCTGATCAAGAGCTTTAGTAATGGAGGAATGGTTGAGGAACTGTTGTGGGTGTGGAGAAAAATGAAGGATGACGGGATTGAGCCTAGTTTGTATACTTATAATTATCTGATGAATGGTCTCGTGAGTTCAGTGTTTATTGAGTCGGCAGAAATGGTGTTTGAGGTTATGGCTAATGGGACTGTTAAGCCAGACGTTGTCACCTATAATACAATGATCAAGGGTTATTGTAAGGCAGGGAATGTCAAGAAGGCAACTGAAAAGTTTCAGGATATGGAGGCCAGGAATTTGGAGCCTGATAAGATTACTTATCTGACATTGATGCAGGCATGTTATTCAGAGGGGGAATATGATTGTTGTTTGAGGCTTTATCATGAAATGCTGGAGAAAAGATTGGATATTCCGTCACATGCATATAGTTTAGTGATTGGTGGCCTCTGCAAGGATGGTAAGTCTATGGAAGGGTACACTATTTTTGAGAATATGATTAGAAATGGGTGTGAGCCTAGTGTGTTAATTTATACTGCTCTGATTGATGCATATGCTAAAGATAAGAACTTAGAGATGGCAATGCATCTCTTTCAGAGAATGAGAAATGAAGGCTTTGAACCAGATCAGGTCACATATGGTGTAATTGTGAATCGTCTGTGCAAGAGCGGCAGATTGGAAGAAGCCCTACAGTGGCTCGAATATTGTAAAAAGAAAGGAGTTGTCGTCAGTGCTGTATTTTATACAAGTCTCATTGATGGCCTTGGAAAGGCTGGGAGGACGGATGAGGCTGAAAACCTCTTTGACGAGATGGTTGAGGTGTGCCCACGGGATTCATATTGTTATAATGTACTTATTGATGCATTGACGAAAGCTCGGAAGGTTGATGAAGCAATGAAGCTTTTCAAGAGAATGGAAGATGAAGGCTGTGATCAGACTGTTTACACATTCACGATATTGATAACTGGTTTATTTAAAGAACACCGTAATGAAGAAGCATTAAAGTTGTGGGATGTGATGATTGATAAAGGTATTACTCCGACAGCTGCTTCTTTTAGGGCCCTTTCAACTGGGCTTTGTCTCTCAGGAAAGGTTGCAAGAGCTTGTAAAATATTAGATGAGCTAGCGCCTATGGGTATTGTCTTAGAGACTGCTTTTGAAGATATGATCAAAGTTTTGTGCATGGTTGGTCGCATAGAAGAAGCTTGCAAGTTGGCTGATGGGATTGTTGATCGTGAACGAGAAATTCCAGGGAAGGTTCGTACTATCATGATCAATGCCTTGAGGAAGGCAGGAAAGGCTGATTTGGCTATGAAGTTGATGCATAGTAAGATCGGTATAGGGTATGACAGGAAAGGTAGTGTTAAAAGGCGAGTAAAGTTTCGAAATCTGGTTGAGATTTGA
- the LOC142519734 gene encoding uncharacterized protein LOC142519734, with translation MDKSWIHSDRRSKQYEEGVELFIRGCLENPHIDPNLIHCPCCKCKNLKKRPAKSIREHLYFHGFSQNYVNWIWHGESAESDKVNWSKNKEPIGNYHGHFETTNMYEAAYDNYTENPEAFMEFLEEAEKPLYNGCKCYTKLSAIVKLYNTKAKHGMSDALFSDLLMDFGDMIPDNHNLPTKMYDVKKTSSCLALSHEKIHACSNDCILYRKQYKDCVNCPKCGLSRWKLTKKNVEKKGVPTKVLRYFPPIPRFKRMFKSLHTSKNLTWHAETTGVPDQLRHPADSPSWKLVDHMWPDFESEPRNLHLALAADGINPYSNLSSRYSCWPIMLVTYNLPLNMCMKRKYIMVTMLISGPKQPGNNIDVYLDVLVEDLKRLWDGVDGVYDAYRRQFFTLKAVLLWTINDFPAYGNLSGCTTHGYYACPVCKEDTYAKHLENGKKMSFVGHRRFLPRFHPYRRQMKEFDGMEEHGESSTPLSGVALFDKLSDIRCVFGKKIIVKGKKRENAKDNNLEDSKEEKDFGSTDFRKCIVSM, from the exons ATGGATAAATCTTGGATTCACTCGGATAGAAGGTCAAAACAGTACGAGGAGGGTGTGGAACTGTTTATCAGAGGTTGTTTAGAGAATCCCCATATTGACCCCAATTTAATTCATTGTCCTTGTTGCAaatgtaaaaatcttaaaaaaagacCAGCTAAGTCCATTCGAGAGCATCTTTATTTCCATGGTTTTAGTCAAAATTATGTGAATTGGATTTGGCACGGTGAGTCTGCTGAAAGTGACAAAGTAAATTGGAGCAAGAACAAGGAGCCAATTGGTAACTATCACGGACACTTTGAAACCACTAATATGTATGAGGCAGCATATGATAACTATACAGAAAATCCAGAAgcgtttatggaatttttggaGGAAGCAGAGAAACCTTTGTATAATGGATGTAAGTGTTACACAAAGTTGAGTGCAATTGTGAAACTATACAACACCAAAGCAAAGCATGGGATGAGTGACGCTCTATTTTCCGATCTACTAATGGATTTTGGGGATATGATACCAGATAATCACAACCTGCCAACCAAAATGTATGATGTAAAAAAGACATCGAGTTGTTTGGCGTTGAGTCATGAAAAGATTCATGCTTGTTCCAATGATTGCATTCTTTATAGGAAGCAATATAAAGACTGCGTAAACTGCCCTAAATGTGGCTTGTCACGGTGGAAGCTAACCAAGAAGAACGTTGAGAAGAAAGGTGTTCCTACAAAGGTGTTGCGGTATTTCCCTCCCATACCAAGATTTAAGCGCATGTTTAAATCTCTACATACCTCGAAAAATTTAACATGGCATGCAGAAACCACAGGAGTTCCCGATCAGTTACGTCATCCAGCTGATTCGCCATCTTGGAAGTTGGTGGATCATATGTGGCCCGACTTTGAAAGTGAACCAAGAAATCTTCACCTTGCACTTGCAGCTGATGGCATTAATCCTTATAGCAACCTTAGTAGTCGGTACAGTTGCTGGCCAATTATGTTGGTCACCTATAATCTGCCTCTAAACATGTGTATGAAGAGAAAATACATCATGGTAACTATGCTCATTTCAGGGCCTAAACAGCCAGGAAACAATATAGATGTCTATCTTGATGTGTTAGTTGAAGATTTGAAACGATTGTGGGATGGAGTTGATGGTGTCTATGATGCTTATCGAAGACAATTTTTCACTCTTAAAGCAGTCTTACTATGGACCATCAATGACTTTCCAGCCTATGGTAACCTTAGTGGATGTACTACACATGGTTATTATGCATGCCCAGTATGCAAAGAAGATACTTATGCAAAGCATTTGGAAAATGGGAAGAAAATGTCATTTGTTGGTCACAGACGATTCCTACCACGGTTTCATCCATATCGGAGGCAAATGAAAGAGTTCGATGGTATGGAAGAACATGGAGAATCATCTACACCATTATCTGGGGTTGCTTTGTTTGACAAGCTTTCTGACATAAGGTGTGTTTTCGGAAAGAAGATTATTGTGAAAGGTAAAAAGAGAGAGAATGCAAAGGACAATAATTTGGAAGATAGTAAAGAAGAAAAAGATTTTGGATCAACAGATTTCAGAAAAT GCATTGTCTCGATGTGA